A window of Microcoleus sp. bin38.metabat.b11b12b14.051 genomic DNA:
AATTTGCGAGGCCATCATGCAGGCTTTTATTTTAGAAGAACATACAGTTTCTGTAACCACAAGTATTGGCATTAGTTTGTATCCAATTGATGGTCAAGAGTCAGGAATTTTAGTCAAAAATGCCGATACTGCGATGTATCGTGCTAAGGATAGAGGTAAAAATCAATATCAATTTTTTTAATCAATACCAGTTTAAAAAAAGCATTTAACTTTAGCCAATCTGCCAATTTTTATGGCATAATTTATTCCCAAATCTAAAATCCTTCGACCCTACCTAAGGCCTGATTCTAAAACTTGTGCGCTCGCGTCTTGTCTGCCATTGTAGCCGATCGCGCTTGCCAGCCTAGCCTTTCACGAAGTCGAAGAATCTAAAATTTTAAACAATACGCTGGGAATAGGATAGTCTAAAAGTCAAAATCTTGTGACAATTATAGACTGAATTTTTTTTGATAAAATAGCTATAAATAAGGCTATTTCTTTTGTCCTACATCCTCTAACTGAACCGTATATAAATCTCAAATTTAAAATCTATCATTAGATAGAGTTACGACAAAGAGGAAACTTAGCACAGTAAAACGGCTAGATATAGAATTATTAAAAAATATGAACAAAATGAGATGGTTTAAAAAATACAACGGCAGACCGATGGTTAAAATCCTTATGCAGCAAGTGATCTTCCTCGATATTCACAAATCTAAAATCCGCAGCCCTAAAAAGATAGGAGACCGAAAATAACTTTAAATCCCCAAAAAGCTTTGATAGAAAAGGGTTTACGTAAACTTACAAAAATTAATTAAAGGAAATGTAAAGATATCAGTGGAAGTACGGAAATTGATAGATATAATAGGTGGGACAGACGTGCATCTACTGCGGTGATTTGAATAAGGCTATGAACACTATGCGTACTTTGATTCAGCTCACAACAACGGCAACCCTGGCTGTATGCCTGCAAGTGAATGGGATGGGCATCGCAAATGCCGCCTTACTTGCCAAGAACTCAACCAGCAACTCAACACAAGAGCGTAGCTTGCGGGGCCCGACGCCATCGACCCCCACAGTTTTGACGGTTGCAGAAACACCTCGGACTCCAAACAACCCCAGAAAATACGAACCAGACCCCAACGGAAACCCCAACAGTGACGGTACAGGGACGCGCTGAGCAATGGTTCAGTCTGGTATTGGATCGGAGTGGTACCAATGAGATTTGTGAATTAAAGTGTGCCTGCACCACTGGCGATCGGTAAGCGGGTAATCAACCCGGTAGTGACCGCCGCGACTTTCCGTGCGAAACGCAGCACTTTTGAGAATTAAGTAGCCAATATCCAATAAATTGCCAACTTCCCCCCAATTTCGCAAAACCGATCTATTTTCCCCATTAAAAGGCGAAAAATCTATAATTTGTCCGGGTCGCAAATTGAGCAAAGTCTGACTCAACGGTAAAGAAGCAAATTCTTGCAACCAAAGCTCAACCTGGGCGATCGCAATTTGCAAATCCCGTTCTCCGCGGCAAATTCCCGCACTCTGCCACACCAAGCTCGGCAATTCTACCCGCAATTTTTCGATCGCCTCAATATCCTGTTGTGAAATCGATTTTTCCAATATTTCCCCCGCGCATCCATCATCGGGGAAGGCCTCGGACTTTTCACCTTCTAGCTGCAAAAGTCCCATTTGCGCGCCAAAAACCAGACATTCCAGCAGCGAATTGCTCGCCAACCGATTAGCACCGTGCACTCCCGTGCTCGCAGTTTCTCCCACCGCGTACAAACCCGGAATCGAAGTTTGGTTGAACTTGTCAGCGACAATCCCTCCCATCCAGTAATGGGCTGCGGGTGTCACCGGCACGGGTTCGGAAAAAATATCAATTCCCCAATCAGCACACACTTGAATAATATTCGGAAACCTGTAGCGCAGTCGATCGACCGCAATCGGGCGCAAATCGAGCCAAACATGAGGTTCGCCCGTCTTCTGCAAGTGACTGAAAATAGCGCGGCTAACGACATCGCGAGGGGCGAGTTCCCCGCTGGGGTGATAGTCAAAAGCAAAGCGATATCCCTTGCTGTCTACCAAATGAGCTCCTTCTCCTCGCACCGCTTCGCTAATCAGAAACCGAGGCGCCCCCGCTTTACTCAGCGCCGTCGGGTGAAACTGCACAAATTCTAAATCTCGCAGCAGCGCCCCGGCGCGCCACGCAATCGCCACCCCATCCCCGGTGCTTACCGATGGGTTGGTCGTTTGAGCAAAAACTTGTCCGCCGCCTCCTGTCGCCAGCACTACGGCGCTAGCCCGCAGCCATTTGACTCGGGAGTCGCAAATCGAGCTAATGCCCTGACAGCGCCCGGTTTCGTCTAGCCACAGGCTCAAAGCAAAGGCTGGGGATACGAGTTGAATGTTTTTGCGACTCAATACTTTTGCTGTCAGGGTACTGACAACCGCTTTTCCTGTGGTGTCTGCGGAGTGGAGCACTCGGCGGCGCGAGTGGGCTGCTTCTAAGGTGAGGGCTAAATCTGGGCCGGTGCGATCGAATGCAACGCCCATTTTCACCAGGGAATCAATGCAAGCAGCAGCTTCCTCTACTAAAAATTCCACTGCTTCCAAATCGCAAAGACCTGCTCCGGCTGCCAGTGTATCTTTAACGTGTAGGGCTGCGGAATCTTCAGGGGCGATCGCCGCAGCAATCCCTCCTTGGGCCCAATCGCTGGCAGAAACAGGCAAGATATTTTTATTGAGCAAGCCCACGTGCAAGTGTTCTGGAAGGCAAAGTGCC
This region includes:
- the nadB gene encoding L-aspartate oxidase, with product MTDKFDVLVIGAGAAGLYTALCLPEHLHVGLLNKNILPVSASDWAQGGIAAAIAPEDSAALHVKDTLAAGAGLCDLEAVEFLVEEAAACIDSLVKMGVAFDRTGPDLALTLEAAHSRRRVLHSADTTGKAVVSTLTAKVLSRKNIQLVSPAFALSLWLDETGRCQGISSICDSRVKWLRASAVVLATGGGGQVFAQTTNPSVSTGDGVAIAWRAGALLRDLEFVQFHPTALSKAGAPRFLISEAVRGEGAHLVDSKGYRFAFDYHPSGELAPRDVVSRAIFSHLQKTGEPHVWLDLRPIAVDRLRYRFPNIIQVCADWGIDIFSEPVPVTPAAHYWMGGIVADKFNQTSIPGLYAVGETASTGVHGANRLASNSLLECLVFGAQMGLLQLEGEKSEAFPDDGCAGEILEKSISQQDIEAIEKLRVELPSLVWQSAGICRGERDLQIAIAQVELWLQEFASLPLSQTLLNLRPGQIIDFSPFNGENRSVLRNWGEVGNLLDIGYLILKSAAFRTESRGGHYRVDYPLTDRQWCRHTLIHKSHWYHSDPIPD